From the genome of Setaria viridis chromosome 1, Setaria_viridis_v4.0, whole genome shotgun sequence:
TTATAAATTTATATAGAGATGGGCATTATATATCCCTCGACAAATGTTCATTGAAAAACTCAATTTAATTAACAAGATAGGAAAAAGACAATTTTTAGAGGAAGTCACTAAGCAAAAAATGGCAAATATCAGTATTGCAGCGCTCGTCATATGGGCCAACTATGCGAAAACCTCATTTGTGCCAATGCGATTGAATGGACCAGCACCATGAAGCCGATGCGAATGGAGATATGTATTCGTTACGGTGTTGAAACCGGCACAAATACTTTATTGTATGTTGGTGGAAAATTGGACAACTCATATTCGTATCGGATCTAATCATTGCCGGCAGGTATAATTATCTATGCCTAACAGAGTTTGATAAGAGCGGGTAAGTTTGTTTCCCTACTCCTACCGGTGTTTGATAAGCGCCGGTCCGTctaagcaaaaaaaaatccagtgtACCATGTATCTAGATGTCCGTCGATTCATGAGTACTGGATGAGGATTGTAATGAACGAATTGCACACACAACTGATGTGCTTTAAAATAAGGACTGGCGgtgccaccgcggcggcgcaaGGGGAGGACGGGAGGCACTGCATATGAGAAAGGAGGATGAGATGGGGCGGATCATGGGGAATGGAGCGGTGGGCGGACGGGGGCGGAAGGGGTGCAGGGATCTCGCGAAAGAAAAACGGGTGCCGGGGAAGTGTGTCGGGGCGCTGACAGAGGGGGCTGCCGCGTGCGGCGTGTGATGCAAGCCTAGACCGGGCGGTGGAGAAGGGATCGGGTGGGAGGGTGATGGGCGGGGAAAATAGGTGCAGCACTGCGGAGGGTGAGCAGACAATGGATGGCTAAAAATAAGTTTTGGCGAGACAAAGAAACCGTAGGTGTCTCCGACGACCTACGAAGATTTTGTCCCACTCGTAGGCTTTTTAGTTGTAAGAGAATTGATATTTGCTTAGGGAAACTATCCCTTAAATTGCTCAGTCCCTTGAACTGAAATCAGAGCCATCAGAGCCACCTGTTCTTCGAatgtcctttttattttttttaaacgaaccaggcaggagagctgccgattatattaaaaaagaagatgaagctcAGACTCGGcgaaacaacaaaagaaaaaaaagaaacacacaAACACCGGCAAGTTGGATTGGGTCATCAACACATGCCGCACCACGCCATCgcactcaactcaactcaacaaCATATCGGCctgttggattgggacatcaatacGTACTGAGGTCAACTCATCCCCAGCACACTCTAcccggtcggattgggacatcgacacgaGCCACAACCTACCCTCGCTACGTGGTAGCCCCTCAATGCTCGCCACCATGGTAACGGCCCTACCACCACCATGGATCCACTATCACACCAAACAAGCAGCACCAACCGCCTGATGAAGCCAAGGACCCGTAGGTCAGCACTTGCGCTGTCGTAACCGACGCTGATTCGCACCGGATCAACCGCTGCCATGTAGGGTTGGTCATCACGAACTGCTGCAAGTCGTGTAGCCATCGCTCCATCATAGCTGCTTGTGCCTTCTCACGAAGTTGTTCTGCACTGGGCTAACCTTGCCAAGCAAGATTAGCCACCACATCCTGCTGCAAACCATGAAGCCAACTCACGAGTAGCCACCACTAACTGCCGCTAGACCGCTGACACCATGGCCAACAACCCAATGGCCACTCAAAAAGAGCAGACACCAGCCGCTGTCGAGGAATCCTCCGAAGCGATATCTCCAACGAGAGAAACAACATCCTAGGACATCGTCATCGCTGCTCCGACTGGAGCATGGTTTTCGCGATGAGGAGATCCCACCGGTAGGAGAGCAGGAAGCATGccgatgcctccaaggaggagCATGGCGCCTAAAGGCGTCACCGTCGCAAGGCTTTCGCCCGCTGCCACACTAACCCGACCCGGCAATGAAGCACCCTGGAGCAGAGAGGGGGCCAGCGCAGTCAACCACACCCCCACGGTGTCGCTGACGTGCACTTGTGCAACTGCAGGCAGCTACGCCACCACGGCGTCGCTGGAAGCAACAGCGCCAGCCATTGCCACGACGCCACCACGGCGCAACTGAGAACTTCGTAGGCACATCCTCTCCATGCTTTCGCTCCACTGCAGCAGAGCAGCCGCCCACCGCTTGAAACCAGCACaaggccaccacctcctcgcaCCACATCTGGCCGCCGCCATGAGTAGCCCCTCACCGCGcacgggccgccgccgcacgcgacCTGACGCCTCCTGGGCCATAGGCGCACGGTTATGCTGCCTCGCCACGGCCGTGCTCACCCTGCGCCTGCTGCCACGCTTTCCTCGCCTCCCTGCCTTGgccgctcctcctccatctcctcctcctccctcctccttctctcctcttcctcctcctccatctcctcttcctcctcccttctccttctcctccttcctaAACCGCCCGCGGACCGCATCCGTCTCGTCCGGCacggctcctcctccacctccctcttcacctcggcggcggcctcctcctacCTCCATCACCACGTGCCCCCTGCGCTGCCGCATCCTCACCCGCTCGCTGCCCATCGCCATGGAAGACGACGGACGACGCCAACTCCCCACAAAGCTCACTGCAGGGCTCCCACACGGTCGTCTGCAGGTCCTGCTCATGCCCAGCTCGTCGCCATGAGCCCGCCATCCATAGCCCGGTGCACCACCGCCGTAGCGTTGCCACTCGTCACTTGCCGGAATGGGGCGGGGGTGGCGGATCTAGGGGCAGGGAAGCCAGATCCGACCGCGGCGAGGCTAGATCCGGGCTGCCGTCGCTTCGGCGCACCGTCCGACCAAGGCCCTTGCGCCGTCCCGCGCTGGCAAAAATGGGCCCGCACCGGGCAGATTTCCCCACCACCGCTGTCCTTGGGGGCCGCACGGGCTTCCGGCGCCCCCTCCAGCAGCGGCGAGGTGAGCTCGAGGGGTAGGAAAGGGGGGTTGGCAACAGCGGCGAAGGCGCCGCCCATGTCGCCCACGGGGGCGACTCGGGGGCAGAGAGAGGTGTCTCTTTTCGAATGTCCTTTTTGCGCGAGTGTTGGATCTCAATCAATTTAACTCTGCCGTTGATGCCTGATATCCATGACAGAATCATGTCAAGGTAGCAAACTTTTAATGGGCCATTCTTCATGGAGACTTTCATCATAGCAGCTTGGGAGGTCTGGAAATTGCTCAAAGCAGTGATCTTTGATAATGCTCACCCAAGTCACCATCTTTGGGTCATGAGATCCAAGGAGCAAGTTTTACTAAATGTCCTCCATGCTAGAGAAGATCGTAGACTTTCTTGTAATTTAACATTtaacccccccacccccccggTTTGTATATGATGCCATGCAAATATTCGCGTCTTTATATATGAAAATGAAGTGCTGTGAGAAACCTCCCACAGTTTGCCCTTAAAAAAATTTGCATGTCTCAAGACCTCCTTGTAGGACCGTGTGTAGTATTGCATATAAAACATTTGCACATTCTTTTATATCCGAGACAGTTATTGTTTTATGAAATTTGTTTGTCCTGCCATTACAAAATAggtaaaggaaaaaaatacagATATATTAATTGCGCACATATAAACTTAACACTTTGAATATAATTATGGCTTTATTGAATGTCTCACATAGGACTCTACGCAATCATGGCCTCGATTGTGGTGGTTATTGTAGCTGCAAACGCATCTGCACACTGAACTGAGCCTAGCAACACGCACAAGCTTTGCACGTCGAAGTCGCTAATTTTTCATTTCAGGATTACGACGTCGCTAATAAGCCGGCACAACAAGAAAATATTTGTTCTTCGTGCTAATCACTACCCATTCCCAACGGCCAAAGCTTATGGACAGAATTTGAGCAAACAAAGCTTTATAGTGTGTCCTTAACACTCCGAAGCTCACGTCAAACTGGTAAATGCCGTGTTGGCAAGCCCGAAAACTAGAGTACACCATTAGGAAGAAACACATGTAACTTCTGTCACATAATCAGTGTGCTTGTTCTTTGCTTCATTTTCTTTCTGGTTTTTTTGTTTCATGAAACTGCTCTTAGAGCTTTCACCACCTTGTACTTTTATTTTATCAgtatatatataatcagtagggggcaacccctcctgtttcctcaaaaaaaaaaataatcagtATGCTCCTAATAGGGGATATGAGTTCAGAAATAGCTCGTCATCCATGTCCAACTTGCTCACAATATATATGCTACCCTCTCCgctccaaattataagtcattccaagaatcttggagagtcaaagtatcataaatttgaccaaatttatacaataatataataatatttatgatgtcaactaagtatcattagattctttatcaattatattttcatagtatatctatttgatgtcataaatctttatatttttctctataattttggtcaaacttgagatgctttgactctccaagattcttggaataacttataatttggaatggagggagtacacatTACAGAGTTTAAATTGCTATTTCCCTTTATAAAGCAAGAAAATGATCGCCTGCTGTTGTGGGTATGTGCCGCATTCATATGGAAGAGAACAGATATTAAGACATGCATTAAACGAAAACGAGCAGCTAACAAGCAGAGGTAAACAATAGTTGTATCACCTAGGCGCTGATAAATGTGACTCAGAAGGCACATAGGAAGAAGTTGATCCCGCTACATCGGGATTGCTTGATCCAAAACTAGCCACAAAAATGCAATCAGGTGTGGCGTCCATATTCATCTCGCCTTCCAACACCTTGGCGACTGTTGACATCAAGGGCCTTCTGCTGCTATCAACCTGCAAGCACCACATGGCAAGCTTCATCGTTTCCATAACTTCCTCCACATGGAATTTCATGTCATTACTGCTACTGTCCACCAAATCAGACAGCTGACCAGACCTAGCCTTTTCTTGAAGCAGGGTTATCAAATGGATGCCCTGCTCGGGCTGAGATTCATCCAAGTTCCGTCGACCACAGATCATTTCGATCATCACGATCCCAAAGCTGTAGATGTCTGCCTTCTCGGTGATTTTTGAGCCCAGCCACTCAGGTGCTAGATATCCACGCGTTCCTCGCATTCGAGTCATCACTTTGCTCTGGTCCCTATTTATCATTTTTGAAAGTCCGAAATCTGAGAGCTTTGCATTAAAATTTTCGTCCACGAGAATATTTTGGGGCTTGATGTCTAAATGTGCAATCTTTTCCTTGCATTCTTCATGGAGGTACGACAATCCCCTAGCAATAGCCATGATGATGTTACGTCTTGTTTTCCAAGAAAGACTGAATACTGGACTTGTGTCAAAAATCCATTTATCCAATGAGCCATTGGACATGTATTCATAGACAAGGAGCTTATGTGATCTCTCTGCACAAAATCCTACCAACCTGACAAGGTTAAGGTGATGGATTGTGCCAATAGTCTTGACCTCTGCTAAGAACTCTTCCATTCCTTGCTCGACACCCTCCAAACGTTTAACAGCAATAGTTTCGTTGCCTATCCTGCCTTGGAAGACAGATCCAAATCCACCACAGCCAAGCTTCACTGAGAACTGGCTAGTAGCCACCTTCAACTCATTAAAGGAGAAACGCTTTGGTGTCCCAGGTATGCTATCTAAGAGTTGGTCCTGGTCATTCTTGAACTTTTTCCATATAACAGCAGAAACCAATATCCATGTTAGAGACAAGCTTGTGACTGTGGAGGTAACAATAATAATCATCCTCCTTTTATCTGAGCGATTACCTTGTATCTTGACAAACGCTGAAAAGCGATCTGTTGAATCTTCTGCAAATAAAATTAGCTTTTGCTCCGATAACAGCAAGCAGtaaccaccatcaccaccaggacCATAATTCTGAAAAAGCACTACCTTGCAAGAGCAATCCAATAAACATGATTGCATGCAGACAGTTTGTGAAGAACCTGAAATGGCTTTTGACAAGAACAGACTGTAACTGAAGTAAGAAACATCATTGAGTGGTATCAGCTGGTGCTCATGTGCATGGTTGCAGGAAATGTTTGATACGGGTATGCACCCAGAACCTGGAAGCCGATCATTTTGGAACCTAAAATGGCTGAAACTAGGACAAGAACATTGTCCATTATTACAAA
Proteins encoded in this window:
- the LOC117844123 gene encoding G-type lectin S-receptor-like serine/threonine-protein kinase SD2-5 isoform X1 is translated as MMNMQYFNKSMALLLLLGFCFPLTILAQLPSAAQSNVWNISNILSSNISMDDKGNTHLMLPILNDSRISYTSYFGFYTTDGHSFILAVVFLGPQSPVIWSANPDNPVSHDAILNFTGEGDLLLHDGDGTTIWSTATSNKSVANMSLASGNLVLFDENNSAVWQSFDHPTDTLVMGQSLCRGMNLSAKPTNTKWPSSKVYLSAEWNGLQYSFEPAAYTQLFQTESGLQLRLTQTTPISTSTPSTCYAFVNGSLGFPEKIFTLPSASSLQFMRLESDGHLRLYELKEPSKARMLFDVLSMVMDFCDYPLACGDYGVCNNGQCSCPSFSHFRFQNDRLPGSGCIPVSNISCNHAHEHQLIPLNDVSYFSYSLFLSKAISGSSQTVCMQSCLLDCSCKVVLFQNYGPGGDGGYCLLLSEQKLILFAEDSTDRFSAFVKIQGNRSDKRRMIIIVTSTVTSLSLTWILVSAVIWKKFKNDQDQLLDSIPGTPKRFSFNELKVATSQFSVKLGCGGFGSVFQGRIGNETIAVKRLEGVEQGMEEFLAEVKTIGTIHHLNLVRLVGFCAERSHKLLVYEYMSNGSLDKWIFDTSPVFSLSWKTRRNIIMAIARGLSYLHEECKEKIAHLDIKPQNILVDENFNAKLSDFGLSKMINRDQSKVMTRMRGTRGYLAPEWLGSKITEKADIYSFGIVMIEMICGRRNLDESQPEQGIHLITLLQEKARSGQLSDLVDSSSNDMKFHVEEVMETMKLAMWCLQVDSSRRPLMSTVAKVLEGEMNMDATPDCIFVASFGSSNPDVAGSTSSYVPSESHLSAPR
- the LOC117844123 gene encoding G-type lectin S-receptor-like serine/threonine-protein kinase SD2-5 isoform X2, producing the protein MSLASGNLVLFDENNSAVWQSFDHPTDTLVMGQSLCRGMNLSAKPTNTKWPSSKVYLSAEWNGLQYSFEPAAYTQLFQTESGLQLRLTQTTPISTSTPSTCYAFVNGSLGFPEKIFTLPSASSLQFMRLESDGHLRLYELKEPSKARMLFDVLSMVMDFCDYPLACGDYGVCNNGQCSCPSFSHFRFQNDRLPGSGCIPVSNISCNHAHEHQLIPLNDVSYFSYSLFLSKAISGSSQTVCMQSCLLDCSCKVVLFQNYGPGGDGGYCLLLSEQKLILFAEDSTDRFSAFVKIQGNRSDKRRMIIIVTSTVTSLSLTWILVSAVIWKKFKNDQDQLLDSIPGTPKRFSFNELKVATSQFSVKLGCGGFGSVFQGRIGNETIAVKRLEGVEQGMEEFLAEVKTIGTIHHLNLVRLVGFCAERSHKLLVYEYMSNGSLDKWIFDTSPVFSLSWKTRRNIIMAIARGLSYLHEECKEKIAHLDIKPQNILVDENFNAKLSDFGLSKMINRDQSKVMTRMRGTRGYLAPEWLGSKITEKADIYSFGIVMIEMICGRRNLDESQPEQGIHLITLLQEKARSGQLSDLVDSSSNDMKFHVEEVMETMKLAMWCLQVDSSRRPLMSTVAKVLEGEMNMDATPDCIFVASFGSSNPDVAGSTSSYVPSESHLSAPR